AAGCAGAAGTCGCACAGTTGCAGTGGTAGTTTTGGAAAGAGAATGCCGGACCGGGGTTTGCAGCCCCGGTCCGACTGACAGATGCTTGTTTGTGGTTCACTTCAAGCCGCGTTGTTGGACAAACTCGAGCAGTACGTCGTGAAGGTCTGGCTTGCCAATCTCTTGGAGGTCATATCTGACTCTAGTACTCGGTTTGTTGATTCTTATCACCTTGGTCAGATCGATTGGCGTACCAATTACCACCGCGTCAACGTCAGCCTTACTGATTGTCTTTTCAAGCTCGAGCATCTGTTCCCGTCCGTAGCCCATTGCAGGCAAGACGTTCTCCAGGTGAGAGTATTTCTCGAACGTCTTCTTGATACTGCCGACTGCAAAAGGCCTTGGGTCAACAATGGTAGCTCCAGCCTTCTTAGCCGCAATGAATCCAGCCCCATACTTCATGTCCCCATGAGTCACGGTCGGGCCATCCTCGACAACAAGCACTCGCTTGCCTCTTATGAGGGCCATGTTGTCCACGCGCACGGGAGATGCTGCGTCAATTATGACAGCATTGGGGTTCACTTCCTGTACGTTTCGTCGGACGAATTCCACATCCTGGTAGTCCGCAGTCTCCACTTTGTTGATGATGACCACATGAGCCATCCGTAGGTTTGTCTCACCGGGGTAGTATGAGACCTCGTGTCCAGGTCTGTGTGGGTCGACCACAACTATGTGAAGGTCAGGCTTATAGAATGGGAAGTCGTTATTGCCGCCATCCCATGTGATCACATCCGCTTCTTGTTCCGCCATCTCAAGAATCCGGCCGTAGTCGACTCCCGCATACAATACCACGCCCATACCAATCATGGGTTCATACTCCTCCCGTTCCTCTATCGTACACCTGTACTTGTCCATGTCCCCCATACTGCCGTACCTCTGTGCTATCTGGGTTGTCAGGTCAGGGTCATATGGCATGGGATGGCGGATGTTGACGGGCTTGAGTCCCATGTCGACTAGTATCTGATTGACTCTCCTCGAGGTCTGACTCTTTCCACAACCCGTTCTGACTGCTGTGACCGCGATCACTGGCTTCTTGCTCTTCAGTATCGTGGTACGAGGACCCATCAGTCTCATGTCCGGGCCAAGCGATGTCACCCATGCGATCTTGTGTCCCACGGTCATGTGCGGCAGGTCAGAGTAGGCGAGGATGCACTGCTCAACATCGTATTGCTTGATCAGTTCGGGCAGCTTCGCCTCTGGATATATCTTGATTCCATCCGGATATAGTCTGCCCGAGAGCTCGGGCGGGTAGACCCTGTCTCCAATCCCGGGTATCTGTTCAGCAGTGAAAGCTACCACTTCGTAGCCCTCATTCTCTCTGAAGTACACATTGAAGTTGTGGAAGTCTCTTCCGGCGGCTCCCATTATTATGACTCGTTGTCTCGTCATGCGGAATCACTCCACTGGTCCGTTGTCGAGCCTGACTGGCCCTGCAGCGCAGATAAGTAATTGTCGGTGCGAAGTTTCTCTAAATCGTCGCATTGGTACATTGATGATATTCTCCTTTTCATGAATGACCTCTCGCAAAATCGCACCATAACACA
The DNA window shown above is from Candidatus Thorarchaeota archaeon and carries:
- a CDS encoding GTPase; translation: MTRQRVIIMGAAGRDFHNFNVYFRENEGYEVVAFTAEQIPGIGDRVYPPELSGRLYPDGIKIYPEAKLPELIKQYDVEQCILAYSDLPHMTVGHKIAWVTSLGPDMRLMGPRTTILKSKKPVIAVTAVRTGCGKSQTSRRVNQILVDMGLKPVNIRHPMPYDPDLTTQIAQRYGSMGDMDKYRCTIEEREEYEPMIGMGVVLYAGVDYGRILEMAEQEADVITWDGGNNDFPFYKPDLHIVVVDPHRPGHEVSYYPGETNLRMAHVVIINKVETADYQDVEFVRRNVQEVNPNAVIIDAASPVRVDNMALIRGKRVLVVEDGPTVTHGDMKYGAGFIAAKKAGATIVDPRPFAVGSIKKTFEKYSHLENVLPAMGYGREQMLELEKTISKADVDAVVIGTPIDLTKVIRINKPSTRVRYDLQEIGKPDLHDVLLEFVQQRGLK